A window of bacterium contains these coding sequences:
- the hisF gene encoding imidazole glycerol phosphate synthase subunit HisF has protein sequence MLAKRIIPCLDVTGGRVVKGVKYIDHVDAGDPVEQAANYDRQGADELVFLDITASLDHREIMLDIVRRVAEQVFIPFTVGGGVRSVEDIREILKAGADKTSIMTAAIKDPDLVNRGAERFGSQCIVVAIDAKRVPREGRDDSNLGYAPDEDIEWVVYTHGGHTPTTVDALQWAQEAEERGAGEFLVTSMDADGTKAGYDIELLRRISEKAGIPVIASGGAGSVDHLYEALTLGKADAVLAASIFHFGETTVQDVKQELKARGVDIRI, from the coding sequence ATGCTAGCCAAACGCATCATTCCCTGTCTCGACGTGACCGGTGGCCGCGTGGTCAAGGGCGTCAAGTACATTGACCACGTGGACGCGGGCGACCCCGTCGAGCAGGCCGCCAACTATGACCGCCAGGGCGCCGATGAACTCGTCTTCCTGGACATCACCGCCTCCCTCGACCACCGCGAGATCATGCTCGACATCGTCCGCCGTGTGGCCGAGCAGGTGTTCATCCCGTTCACCGTCGGTGGCGGTGTGCGCAGCGTCGAGGACATCCGCGAGATACTCAAGGCCGGGGCCGACAAGACCTCGATCATGACCGCGGCCATCAAGGACCCCGACCTGGTCAACCGCGGCGCCGAGCGCTTCGGCAGCCAGTGCATCGTCGTGGCCATTGACGCCAAGCGCGTCCCGCGCGAGGGTCGCGATGACAGCAACCTCGGCTACGCGCCCGACGAGGACATCGAGTGGGTCGTCTACACCCACGGCGGCCACACGCCGACCACGGTGGATGCGCTCCAGTGGGCGCAGGAAGCCGAGGAGCGCGGCGCGGGCGAGTTCCTCGTCACCAGCATGGACGCCGACGGCACCAAGGCCGGCTATGACATTGAGCTGCTCCGGCGCATCAGCGAGAAGGCCGGCATCCCCGTCATCGCCTCCGGCGGCGCGGGCAGCGTGGACCACCTGTACGAGGCGCTGACGCTGGGGAAGGCCGACGCTGTGTTGGCGGCGAGCATCTTCCACTTCGGCGAGACGACGGTGCAGGATGTGAAGCAGGAACTGAAGGCCAGAGGCGTAGACATACGGATTTGA
- the hisI gene encoding phosphoribosyl-AMP cyclohydrolase: MSVVDELKFDANGLIPAIAVDAETGEVLMVAYMNRESFQATVETGHATYWSRSRQQFWVKGESSGHLQKVKWIRTDCDKDTLLLGVEQAGVACHTGRRSCFFYELRDGQWCETCEPEVDPDEIYHRK, translated from the coding sequence ATGTCTGTAGTTGACGAACTCAAGTTCGATGCCAACGGCCTCATCCCCGCCATCGCCGTGGACGCGGAGACGGGTGAAGTGCTCATGGTTGCCTACATGAACCGCGAGTCCTTCCAGGCGACCGTGGAGACCGGCCATGCCACGTACTGGAGCCGGTCGCGGCAGCAGTTCTGGGTCAAGGGGGAATCGTCCGGCCATCTGCAGAAGGTAAAGTGGATCCGCACCGACTGCGACAAGGACACGCTGCTGCTCGGCGTCGAGCAGGCCGGCGTGGCCTGTCACACCGGCCGTCGCAGTTGCTTCTTCTACGAGCTGCGCGACGGGCAGTGGTGCGAGACCTGCGAGCCCGAGGTGGATCCTGACGAGATCTACCACCGCAAGTAG
- a CDS encoding GxxExxY protein, with protein sequence MEHEELTGRIIGVCYEVANELGHGFLESVYQKALAMALAQEGLAVAQQVPLKVSFRGEIVGEFLADIVVEGTVILELKAVSALASEHSAQLINYLKASGQDVGLLVNFGRPSIEVKRCWRPKVAVPEQ encoded by the coding sequence GTGGAGCACGAGGAGTTGACGGGGCGGATCATCGGGGTGTGCTATGAGGTGGCGAACGAGCTGGGGCATGGGTTCCTGGAGTCGGTGTACCAGAAGGCGCTGGCCATGGCCTTGGCGCAGGAGGGGCTGGCAGTGGCCCAGCAAGTGCCACTCAAAGTGTCCTTCCGTGGAGAGATCGTCGGGGAGTTCCTGGCTGACATTGTCGTTGAGGGCACCGTCATCCTGGAGCTGAAGGCCGTCTCCGCACTCGCGTCCGAACACAGCGCACAGCTCATCAACTACCTGAAGGCGAGCGGACAGGACGTCGGCCTGCTCGTGAACTTCGGCCGGCCGAGCATCGAGGTCAAGCGCTGCTGGCGCCCCAAAGTCGCCGTGCCAGAACAGTAG
- the hisA gene encoding 1-(5-phosphoribosyl)-5-[(5-phosphoribosylamino)methylideneamino]imidazole-4-carboxamide isomerase, protein MIVIPAIDLAAGKCVRLRQGDMNQQTVYSDSPADMARHWADQGAEILHVVDLDGAMGGRSVNLPAIEAIVGAISIPVELGGGLRTADDVRRVLGLGVQWAIMGTSALRQPDQLRAALAEFGERIIVGIDARDGKVAVLGWTETSDISAVDLAKQMQGLGVQRLICTDIATDGMLVGPNLESLRTIAEAVDIAVIASGGVSKLEDIVALKALEPLGVIGAITGKALYEGTLNLKAAIAAAR, encoded by the coding sequence ATGATCGTCATACCTGCCATTGACCTGGCCGCCGGCAAGTGCGTGCGACTCCGCCAAGGCGACATGAACCAACAGACCGTCTACTCGGACAGTCCCGCCGACATGGCGCGGCACTGGGCGGACCAGGGCGCGGAGATCCTGCACGTCGTGGACCTCGACGGCGCCATGGGCGGCCGGTCGGTCAACCTGCCGGCCATTGAGGCCATCGTCGGGGCCATCTCCATCCCGGTCGAGCTGGGCGGCGGGCTGCGGACGGCGGACGATGTGCGGCGGGTGCTGGGCCTGGGTGTGCAGTGGGCCATCATGGGCACCAGCGCCCTGCGGCAGCCCGACCAGCTCAGGGCCGCGCTGGCGGAGTTCGGCGAGCGGATCATCGTCGGCATTGACGCCCGCGACGGCAAGGTGGCCGTGTTGGGCTGGACGGAGACCTCTGACATCAGCGCCGTGGACCTGGCGAAGCAGATGCAGGGCCTCGGCGTGCAGCGGCTGATCTGCACGGACATCGCGACCGACGGGATGCTCGTGGGGCCGAACCTCGAGAGCCTGCGCACGATCGCCGAGGCCGTGGACATCGCCGTCATCGCCAGCGGCGGGGTGAGCAAGCTCGAGGACATCGTGGCGCTGAAGGCGCTCGAGCCGCTCGGCGTCATCGGCGCGATCACGGGCAAAGCGCTGTATGAGGGCACACTCAACCTGAAGGCAGCCATCGCGGCGGCACGCTGA